The stretch of DNA GCGGACGGAAGCGGGCTCCGGCTGCTCGACCAGCTCCGGGCCGCCGGCGCGTCGGCGCCAGCCGTGGTGATGACCGGCCTGCCGCTGACCCGTGATCTCGTGCTCGAGGTCGGCCCGCTCGGGCGGCTGCTGCCGAAGCCGACCACCCCCGGCGCCGTCGAGGGCTTCGACCAGGGGATCGAGGCGTTCGTGCGCGACGCGCTGCTCTTCGAGCGGCGCTCCCTGGGCCTCAAGGCCACGCTCTTCGATCTCTCGGACGGATCCCTGACACCCACCATGATGGAGGTGGCGCTGCTCGGGATCCGCGGCTGGTCTCGCGAGGAGATCGCCAAGCACCTCGGCGTCTCCGTGACGACGGTGCGCAACCACATCTCCGACGTGCTCGACCGCTGCGGCCTCAAGGGCCAGAGCCTCCGCGCGCTCCGGCGCCGCGTCGAGGATCTGGACGCCGGCCGCGCCGAGCGCGAGTAGCAGCGCGACTCACTCCGGAAAGGGGATCGCCTGGCGTCCTGCTTGCGCGCGGAGCCGGGCGATGAGGACGTCGTCCGCGGTCTCGGCCGTGTAGGGGTACTCCGCCGCGGCGTCGAAGACGGTCTCGGGCATGTGCTCGGTCATCTCGATCACGTCGCCCGGGAGCGGCCGCTCGAGGTTGCCCCGGAGCCGCACCGCTCCGCGGCCCTCGCCCTCCGAGATCACCTTGTGGCCCACCGCGGTCTGCGGAGCGAGCACGTTGTTCTCGACCAGCATCTGTCCAGGTGAGATGCGGACGGACATCGCCGTGCCGCTGCGCCACTCGATGAGGTTGTTGAACGAGTGCGCCCACCCCATGCGGATGAACGGGAGCCGCTGCACACAGTCCTCGTACCAGTTGTGATGGCCCGTCCAGCGCATCCCGGCGCCGTCGCCCGTGTCCGACGACGCGCCCACGAGCATGGTCTTGTCGTGGTTGCGGATGTGCGTGTACGAGATGGTCACCTCGGTGACGCCCTCGGTCGCGTCGAACGCCCCGTCGCCGCCGTTCTCGAGGTCCATGTGGTGCACCCACATGCGCGCGCCGCCGTCGTAGAACCGGATCAGGTCGTCGGCGCTGTCTCGAATGGCGAAGTGGGTCAGGATCACGTTGCCGCGCCCGCCCTGCACGAACAGGCCGTCGCCCGTGACGGTGATGTCGGCGCCGCGCCCGTCGACGGTCTTGTCGCTCTCGACCTGGATGGGGGAGCGGAGCGCGATCTCGCCGCTCACGCGGAAGCGGATCCACGCCGGGCCGACCGCCTCCGCGGCGGCGCGGAGCGAGCCGGGGCCGTCGTCGGCCAGCGTGGTGACGTCGACGACGGGGCCGCCCGCGCCGCCCGTGGTGAAGCGCCCGAAGCCGACGCGCTCGTCGAGGATCGCCTCGTGCGCGGGACGCGCGGCGGCGTCGAGGTCGCGCCCCGCGTCGAGCGCGCCGCCGTCGCCCGCTCCGCCGTCGGTCGAGCCCGGCGGCGCGCCGCCACAGACACAATAGTCCGAGCCGTGGCCCGTCTCGGCGCAGTCGAGCGAGGGCAGATCGGCCTGGGCGACGCACTCTCCGGGGGCGTCCTCGTAGCTCGCCACGCACGCGCGGCCCAGGGCCTCGCACACCGCGTTGCAGCCGGCGCCATCCTCGAAGACCAGCTCGCAGCGCTCACCCGCCTCGGCGCAGAGCGACCAGCCGTTGGCCTCCGCGACGGTGGCGCACGAGATGGTCGCGCGCGCGTCTCGCTGGACGGAGGCGTCCATCGGTTCCGTGCTCCCGCCGTCTGGATCCACCGGGTCGGACGCGTCGCAGGCGGTGAGCGAGCAGAGAAGACACGAGAGCGTGATCGCGCGGAGAATGGGGGCCTCCCGGGGTTGCGGTCGATTCTATGGGCGCCGACCGTGGACCGCGCCGGCTGGAATCGCACGCCGTACGAGAGGCCCACGCGTGCACGGGGCGCGGGTTGGGCGCATCCTGAATGGCGATGGGGCGCAGCGGTAGCCAGCCCGAGCCGAAGCCGGACGCCGAGCGGCGCGTCACGGTGCGGCGAACGTTCGCCAAGGACCGCGTGGCGCCGCTGCTCGAGTCCTTCTCCTCGGTCCGTCACCGCGCCTTCGGCCGCTCGCTCGAGGCCAAGCACCGCGAGACCACCGAGGCGCACCTCGCGGCCGCGCTCCTGCGCGAGGACGCGGTGCGACGGGCCGTGTCCGCCTGCGGCGCGGACGTGGACGACATCGAGGCCCTCGTGGAGGGCACGGTGGACCAGGAGCGGCGGCGACCCTGGTGGGCCTTCGGGCGCACGCGGGAGAGCGTGGCGCTGCTCTCGCTCTACGACCGGGCGCTGATGCACGCGATGAGCGCGGAGCTCGAGCGGGTGAGCCCGGTGATGCTGCTCATCCGGATCGTGGAGGCGGCGCCGCCGAGCCTGGTCGCCGAGCGGCTCCGGGCGTTCGACCTCGAGGCCGAGCGCCTCAAGCTCTGGGTCGCGCACGGACGCGTCGAGGACGAGGCGCTGCCCCGCGGCGCCGGGCGCGCGTCGCTCCGCATGATGAACGACCCCTTCACCACGATGGAGGCGGTGATGTCGCTGCTCCGGTCGCACCTCGACGTCGACGAGGCGCGCGCGGAGCGCCTCATGCGGCGCGTGCACGAGGGTGGCAGCGCGGTGGTCGGCCGCGGCCCCTGGGACTGGGCGCGCCAGAAGGCGGAGGCGATCGTCGCCGAGGCGCGGGCCATGGGCTTCCCGCTGGCCGTCCGCGTCGAGGCCGAAGACCAGCGCTAGAACTGGCGGAGCTGGTCAGCCCGCGAGCCCGAACGCCTGCACGGTGCAGACCTCTCCGACCGCGTCCGCCGGGCGCGTGTTCCGGACCTCGATCCGATCGATCCGCGGCTCGGGCGCAGCCGGGAAGACGACGTTGACCCGCGCGGAGCCGTGGGCGGGGACCCGCACCGGCATGAACCAGGCGTCGCTGCCGGGCAGACCCGCGGGGGTCAGCGCGCGCCCTCCCCCGTCGGCGAACGTCGCCGCGTTGAGGGGGCCGAGCTGGAGCGTGCGATCGGACGGGTTCTCCACCACGATCCACACGCGCTGCCCTCCGTCCGGGAGGTGAAGCGGCACCGGCGAGACGGGCTCGACGCCGTCGAGGCGCAGGGTGACGCCCTCGCAGATGTCCCCCGTCGCAGGGCTCGCGGGAGGCGGGCTCGCGGGAGGCGGGCTCGCGGGCGGCGGGCGCGGCGCGTCACGCATCCCGTCGCGCATGCCCTCGGCGAGCGAACGCAAGAGGCTCTGCACGCCTTCTCCGAGCCCGCGCATCGCCTCCGACACCGCGTCCGCGGGGAGCGCGCACTCGGGGATCGGGGCCTCGCCCTCGCGCGGCGCGCCCGTCCCCGGGACCAGCACGAGCGTCGGCTCTCCGTCGCCGGCCGCGGCGAGCACGCAGCTGTCCTGACGCAGGGTGACCTGGTGATCGCTCGCGATCGACAGCTCCACGTCGACCTGCCCCTCGATGACGGTGACCGCCTCGACCTCTCCGACCCGG from Sandaracinaceae bacterium encodes:
- a CDS encoding MlaD family protein, yielding MIRRLLLMTALLAVGCDDTHHARVSQGAGLHEGSPVLVSGVRVGEVEAVTVIEGQVDVELSIASDHQVTLRQDSCVLAAAGDGEPTLVLVPGTGAPREGEAPIPECALPADAVSEAMRGLGEGVQSLLRSLAEGMRDGMRDAPRPPPASPPPASPPPASPATGDICEGVTLRLDGVEPVSPVPLHLPDGGQRVWIVVENPSDRTLQLGPLNAATFADGGGRALTPAGLPGSDAWFMPVRVPAHGSARVNVVFPAAPEPRIDRIEVRNTRPADAVGEVCTVQAFGLAG
- a CDS encoding LuxR C-terminal-related transcriptional regulator; protein product: MTSGLFQMPPTKGDQAFMGRFLLLEDDATIRERLRARLEVHRPVDLADSISAARVLLAEERPFVGYAFDIHLADGSGLRLLDQLRAAGASAPAVVMTGLPLTRDLVLEVGPLGRLLPKPTTPGAVEGFDQGIEAFVRDALLFERRSLGLKATLFDLSDGSLTPTMMEVALLGIRGWSREEIAKHLGVSVTTVRNHISDVLDRCGLKGQSLRALRRRVEDLDAGRAERE
- a CDS encoding ATP-dependent Clp protease adaptor ClpS, with the translated sequence MGRSGSQPEPKPDAERRVTVRRTFAKDRVAPLLESFSSVRHRAFGRSLEAKHRETTEAHLAAALLREDAVRRAVSACGADVDDIEALVEGTVDQERRRPWWAFGRTRESVALLSLYDRALMHAMSAELERVSPVMLLIRIVEAAPPSLVAERLRAFDLEAERLKLWVAHGRVEDEALPRGAGRASLRMMNDPFTTMEAVMSLLRSHLDVDEARAERLMRRVHEGGSAVVGRGPWDWARQKAEAIVAEARAMGFPLAVRVEAEDQR